Genomic segment of Umezawaea sp. Da 62-37:
GGCTCTCGTGGACGGCTTGCGGGCGGCCTCGCCTTTCTTCGGTGAGCTGTGGTCGGTGGCGGGCATGGGGCAGCTCACCGGCGATCTCAAGACGATCAGCCATCCCGAGCTGGGTGAGGTCACCCTGGACTGCGACGTGCTGACCGTGCCCGGCGTCGACCTGCGCATCGTCACCTACACAGCAGCCGCGGGAACCCGCGGCGCCGACCAGCTCGACCTCCTGCGCGCGTCCCGGCTCAGCGAGGCTCGCTGACGACCGAGCCGCCCAGGGAACCCGGCCGGCACCACCAGGTCGTTCACCAGCACCGGTACCGAGAGCGAGGCGGTGGCGTGGCCCTTCAGGCAAGCTGACGGCCATCCCACGGTGTTGAGCGTGGTGGTGCCCCACCTGGTCGTTCAGGTCCAATGCTCCCTGCCCGGATGCGATGAACTGCTTCAACGGCCGTGACCTCAAGCTCGAGGTACGACGTCCGCTCATCAGCGCAAGTCATTTTGTGTCAAAAGGCCGGTCAGTGATCAGGACTTGTCGTCGTTCCCTGCATAGCGGCATGGGGGTGGACCCGGCAGCGCGTGATCGGGTTGGTGACGACGGGAAGGGCTGCCCATGATGAGCGTCGAGATCACCCAGGGGTGCCTCCATGCCGCGTGCGGCTCGCCCCGCCCTGCTCGTGGCGCGGTCGCGCGGTTCAGGCCGCGTTGACCGCGGTGGCCGGTGTGGGGCCGTGGGTGGCGATGTCGGGGTCCCAGCTCCGGCCGGTGGTGATGACGGCGTGCGGGTGCCGCAGGATCGTCGCGGCGATGACCGCCTGAGCCTGCGTCGGGGTGAGCCGGTTGGTCTCGCGCCCGGTCAAGTGCCGATAACGAGTGGCGTAGACGGGGTTGGCGCGTTGGGCTCCCCAGACCGCACGCCATGCCGCCAGACGCAGCCTCGGGCGATCCTTGGCCGGTGAGTTTCGTGCGGCCGGTGAACGTCCCGGGGGACTTCTCCCGTGGTGCCAGACCGGCGTGTTTGACCAACGCCCACGCCGAGGCGAACCGGTTCGGGTCACTGGTCTCGGCCAGGATCGCCGCGGCCCCGAGCACCGACAAGCCGGTGATCGAGTCCACCAGCGCGGTCAGGCCGAGCTCGTCCTCGACACCGGTCATCAACGACTCGACCTCGGCCAGACTCGCGCCGGCGTGGTCCCGGTCGGCCGGCAGGAACCGCACCCGCTCCAGCGCCCCGCGGCGGTGCCCGATCACGCCGGCCGGGTCGGTCAGGGCGGCGAACAGGGCGCGGGTGATCCGCGGCGAGGGTTTGAGGCCACCTCGGCGGGCGACTTCGCGACGTATGGCCCGTTCGAACCGGTCCGCTCCCAGACGGCGAGTGCGGTCCAAGTCGTCGCCGTCGCGATAGCAGACCACGGTCAACGCCGCGAGCCAGGTACGGGACCGGAACGGCTGCTTTGCGGTATCCAACGCCGCCGGCCACACACATTCCAACAACGGCCGCATCTGCTGAACCTGACTGGTCATCGTGACGATCAACTGGTCCCGGCGGGTGCCCAGATGCCGCAGTCGCCCCCAGGTCTCGTCGACGGGTTCGGGTTCTCCGGAGGATGTGTGGCCGGCATCGCCGGATACTGGTTGGAGCAGAAGTTCGACGAAGAATGACAATCGGCGCAGCGTGTCCCACCGAAAGACCCGTGTCGCGGGGCCCGTGCGCGTCGGAGTCCATGCGACCCAGGACAGGGGGCAGCACCTGCCAACCCGTCGCGGTCTGTTCCCCTGGATGTGCGTCAGCATGCACATCCAGGGGAACAGCCCCAGGGATCCGTCGACTGGGATCCACGGGCGGCACTCGCCGCCGTGAGAGGTACGGAGGTGTTCACCGGCGTCCAGGTCCACCACGTCCTGGAGGGGCAGCCGCTGCTCGGTGACCACGGTCAGCGCGACCAGGCCGGTGCACAGGTGGCCGGCTCAGCATTCCGAGGTGATGGACTGGGCGTGGCGGAACAGGTTCTCCGGGTCGTGGCGTTGTTTCACCTCCGCGAGCCGGGGGTAGTTGGCGCCGTAGTAGGCGGTGCGCCAGTCGGGCAGTTCGGGGTCGATGAAGTTCTGGTAGGCGTGCGGCGTGGTGTGCGGCGAGAGCGCCTCGCGCAGGTCGGCGAGCCAGCGCAGGTGCGCCGCCACGGTCTCGGGTGGGTCCTCGCCGGTCCACGACGTGTCCAGGGCGAGCAGGGACACCGCGTCGCGGTGGACGAAGGCTGTGTCGGCCGGGGCGATCCGGTTGACCGCGCCACCCCAGGCGAACAGGGCCACACCCCCACCGTCCGGGTTGTGACCGCGCGGCCACTTGTCCACAAAGGATTCAATGATACCGACGGCGGCGGCGGGCAGCGGCTCGATGATGAAGTTGGTGCGCACCGCGAACGCGCCGCCCGCGGTCTCGTGCGCCAGGTAGTCCTTCGCGCCCCAGAACGTCCGGTCGGCGATGTCGACGCTCAGGGGAGTGGCGGTGGCGAGCACCGGAGCGAGCAGGTCCCGCAGTGCGGCGGCGTGGCCCTGGTACAACCCGACCACGGACACCGAGGTGGCGTCCCCGGTGGTGCTCAACCCCAACCGCGTGGCGAGTTCGTCCGGCGCGTCCAGCATGACCCGTTGCAAGGCCTCGAACACCGGCTGCGCGTGCGCGCCGTCCCACAGCAGCAGGCAGGTGGCGCCAAGGGGAGCCGGTTGGGCCTGGAACGTCATCGACACGGTGACGCCGAAATTGCCGCCGCCACCGCCCCGCGACGCCCAGTAGAGGTCGGTGTTCCGATGCTCGTCGCACTCCAGCAGCGACCCGTCCGCGGTCATGACGGCGGTGCCCACCAGTGTGTCGGCGGTGAGCCCGAGCTTGCGGGACACCGCAGCCGACCCGCCGCCGAGCGCGAGTCCCGCGACACCGACGGTGTCGCCGTTGCCCAGGGGGAACACCAGGTCGTGCGGCTGCAACGCCGCGTAGACCGCGCCGGTGCTCGCGCCACCGCCGACGGTGACCAGACCGGTCGACGGGTCGACGTCCACGGTGTCGAGAGCGCGCAGGTCCAGCACAAGACCCTGACCGGTGGAGTAACCGCCGTAGCTGTGCCCACCTCCGCGGACGACGACTCCGACGCCGGTCTCCCGCACCCAGGCCAGCGCGCTTCGCACGTCCTCGGTGTCGGTGACCGACACGACCCCGGCAGGTGTGGCGGACCACCGCTTGTTCAACGGCGCGCTGGCACCGGTGAACCCGGTGTCGGCCGGGCGCAGGACCCGGCCGGACACCGATCCCGCGAGCCCGCGCCAGTCCGCATCGGACACTGGGGGTGCGGCGAACCGGTTCACCGGACCACCTCCTCGATGTAGGAGACGCCGCTGGCGGCGTGCAGGCCGAAGCGTTCCCACTCCTCGCGCAGCCGCAGCACACCCTGCTCGGTCACCTCCGGAGTGCTGACCGAGAACCCGCAGATGATCTCCCCGCTGGCGAGCACGATCGTGTACCCCATGCGCAGCACGCCGTCGGCGGCGCGGTTGCCGGTGACGCTGCCGCGGCGCACCTCGCCGCCCTCGACCACGGCCCACACCACGTCGCCGTCCTCGTGGTAGACCGCGACCGCGCCGCTGGTGTCGCCCGGCCGCCGGAACCGCTTGCCCTCCATGTCCGCGATGCCGGTCATACCCGCTCCTCGGCCTGGACGGCGTCCTCGTCGCTGTCCGGCGTGCGGTCGCGCGCGATGAACTCGCCCGCCATGGCCCGGTCCCACCAGATCGCGTAGTAGGAGAAGTCCTCGTCGCCGTGGTTGAGCACGTGGTGCGTGGTGCCCGGCCGCATGAAGGCGATGTCACCACCGGAGATCTCGTGCTCCTGGCCGTCGCCGACCACCCGGCCCCGGCCCGCCATGACGATGAAGATCTCGTGGTCGTGGTGCGCGTGGGCCATCGACACGTCCCCCGGCCGCAGGACGCACCACGCGCCCTGGAACGGCGTCACGAGTCCGGGCCACGGGTGCAGCATCTTGAGTTCCAGGCCGTACATCCTGGCCACCCGCTCGTTCTCCAGCCGGTGGATCTGCACGGTCGCCCGCTCGACGTCGGTCATGTCGCGCTCCGCACGGTGTCGATCTGCAACTGCCCGATTGCCTTCTCGGCCAGCAGAACCGCTTCGTGGGCGGTCGGTGCGCAGGTCATCACCAGTGCCAGGCGGTCCCATGAGCTGTGCAGCTCCCGCACGGTGTCCCCGACCGACACACCCTTGGAGGAGCTGACCACGCCGGGCAACGCGCGGATCTGGTCCAGGTCGGTGATCGCGGTGATGGTGCCGGGCACGGCGTCGTTGAAGCACACCACCGCGGTCCGCGCGGCCTCGGTGGGCAGTGCGGGTACGTCGTCACCACGCATCAGGGCGAAGTACGCCCGGCCCAGGGAGAATCCGTACGCGCGCTCGAGCAGTTCGGCGATGCCGTCACCGGGCAGCCTGCCCGCGCACTCCACCAGGAAGGGCGTGTCGTCGCGGACGATCCACTCGCAGTGCACGACGCCGGTGCCGAAACCGGTGGCGCGCAGGACGTCCGTGGTCCGCTCCGCCAACAGTGCACGCAGGTCCGGTCCGATCGCAGCGGGCACGACGTGCCCGCGTTCGACCGGGTACGGTCCGGGGAACAACATCTTGTCGGTGACGTTCGCGAACAGCGGCTCGCCGTCCCGCACCAGCATCTCGACGCTGTACTCGTGACCGTGCACGTAGGTCTCCACGAGCATCCGCAGCGGCATCGGCCGGTCCGGGACGA
This window contains:
- a CDS encoding transposase; its protein translation is MSFFVELLLQPVSGDAGHTSSGEPEPVDETWGRLRHLGTRRDQLIVTMTSQVQQMRPLLECVWPAALDTAKQPFRSRTWLAALTVVCYRDGDDLDRTRRLGADRFERAIRREVARRGGLKPSPRITRALFAALTDPAGVIGHRRGALERVRFLPADRDHAGASLAEVESLMTGVEDELGLTALVDSITGLSVLGAAAILAETSDPNRFASAWALVKHAGLAPREKSPGTFTGRTKLTGQGSPEAASGGMACGLGSPTRQPRLRHSLSALDRARDQPAHPDAGSGGHRRDDPAAPARRHHHRPELGPRHRHPRPHTGHRGQRGLNRATAPRAGRGEPHAAWRHPWVISTLIMGSPSRRHQPDHALPGPPPCRYAGNDDKS
- a CDS encoding FAD-binding protein, with product MNRFAAPPVSDADWRGLAGSVSGRVLRPADTGFTGASAPLNKRWSATPAGVVSVTDTEDVRSALAWVRETGVGVVVRGGGHSYGGYSTGQGLVLDLRALDTVDVDPSTGLVTVGGGASTGAVYAALQPHDLVFPLGNGDTVGVAGLALGGGSAAVSRKLGLTADTLVGTAVMTADGSLLECDEHRNTDLYWASRGGGGGNFGVTVSMTFQAQPAPLGATCLLLWDGAHAQPVFEALQRVMLDAPDELATRLGLSTTGDATSVSVVGLYQGHAAALRDLLAPVLATATPLSVDIADRTFWGAKDYLAHETAGGAFAVRTNFIIEPLPAAAVGIIESFVDKWPRGHNPDGGGVALFAWGGAVNRIAPADTAFVHRDAVSLLALDTSWTGEDPPETVAAHLRWLADLREALSPHTTPHAYQNFIDPELPDWRTAYYGANYPRLAEVKQRHDPENLFRHAQSITSEC
- a CDS encoding cupin domain-containing protein is translated as MTDVERATVQIHRLENERVARMYGLELKMLHPWPGLVTPFQGAWCVLRPGDVSMAHAHHDHEIFIVMAGRGRVVGDGQEHEISGGDIAFMRPGTTHHVLNHGDEDFSYYAIWWDRAMAGEFIARDRTPDSDEDAVQAEERV
- a CDS encoding ATP-grasp domain-containing protein; protein product: MTERPIILVGYVPPALALLREFQPDGSIVLVEEPDIVRKRDVRAAAADSPLVGELVEWEYQLPGTADEFANARPDLASAAAVIPLVEYATSFAARLAERLGIPGASSGAAALLRDKPLLRRATRAAGIANPVCREVDSPGAVREFMAEHHGPVILKPTNRQAAVGIRVLHEPGEVDEAWAVCVVHDEGIFVPDRPMPLRMLVETYVHGHEYSVEMLVRDGEPLFANVTDKMLFPGPYPVERGHVVPAAIGPDLRALLAERTTDVLRATGFGTGVVHCEWIVRDDTPFLVECAGRLPGDGIAELLERAYGFSLGRAYFALMRGDDVPALPTEAARTAVVCFNDAVPGTITAITDLDQIRALPGVVSSSKGVSVGDTVRELHSSWDRLALVMTCAPTAHEAVLLAEKAIGQLQIDTVRSAT